One genomic region from Sciurus carolinensis chromosome 2, mSciCar1.2, whole genome shotgun sequence encodes:
- the Defb126 gene encoding beta-defensin 126, with amino-acid sequence MKSLLFTLAVSVLLAQLVSGNWYVRKCANKTGNCRKKCRAGEVVTVPATGMCPKQKSCCLLVSQDSAEVCGEGSKSTKAPGTGGGSGSAGGGGGAGGGSAGGVTGSAGGGAGGGAGGGTAGSPGGGAGGSAATGAPAAGEAAASAGTTAAAAAAATTTAAATAAATEAPA; translated from the exons ATGAAGTCCCTATTGTTCACCCTTGCAGTCTCTGTGCTCCTGGCCCAGTTGGTCTCAG GTAACTGGTATGTGAGGAAGTGTGCCAACAAAACGGGAAACTGCAGGAAGAAGTGCAGAGCCGGAGAGGTGGTGACGGTGCCCGCCACGGGAATGTGCCCCAAGCAGAAGTCGTGCTGCCTGCTGGTCAGCCAGGACTCGGCCGAAGTCTGTGGCGAGGGGTCCAAATCTACCAAAGCTCCCGGAACGGGAGGCGGAAGCGGAAGTGCAGGTGGAGGCGGAGGGGCAGGAGGCGGAAGTGCAGGTGGAGTGACAGGAAGTGCaggtggaggggcagggggaggtgCAGGGGGAGGCACAGCGGGAAGCCCAGGCGGAGGCGCAGGTGGAAGTGCAGCGACAGGGGCCCCGGCAGCAGGTGAAGCGGCAGCATCAGCAGGTACAACAGCGGCTGCAGCGGCTGCCGCCACCACCACCGCCGCCGCTACCGCCGCTGCTACGGAAGCTCCTGCGTAA